Proteins from a genomic interval of Caulobacter sp. NIBR1757:
- a CDS encoding limonene-1,2-epoxide hydrolase family protein, translated as MSSSPIDVVRQFMKLMEPLDYDAALKLVADDCDYINPPPLGAVRGPAAVRAVLEPFFAPTRENEFRVLRAAVDGPVVFLERLDRHLFGDKWVELPVTGVFEVHNGLITYWRDYFDAPTILSQLPEA; from the coding sequence ATGTCCAGTTCCCCGATCGACGTCGTCCGCCAGTTCATGAAGCTCATGGAGCCGCTGGACTATGATGCGGCCCTGAAGCTGGTCGCCGACGACTGCGACTACATCAACCCTCCGCCCCTCGGCGCGGTGCGCGGGCCGGCCGCGGTCAGGGCGGTCCTCGAGCCCTTCTTCGCCCCGACCCGCGAGAACGAGTTCCGTGTCCTGCGCGCGGCCGTCGACGGGCCGGTCGTCTTCCTGGAGCGGCTGGATCGGCACCTGTTTGGCGACAAATGGGTCGAGCTGCCGGTGACCGGTGTTTTCGAGGTCCACAATGGGCTGATCACCTACTGGCGTGACTACTTCGACGCGCCGACGATCCTGTCCCAACTGCCGGAGGCTTGA